One window of the Chanodichthys erythropterus isolate Z2021 chromosome 2, ASM2448905v1, whole genome shotgun sequence genome contains the following:
- the LOC137029206 gene encoding C-X-C chemokine receptor type 3-like, translating to CGFPASLDRYLSIAHAVQIYFRKKPTVIHCCCLMVWLFCLLLSIPDWIFLEAFGDSRRQDKIECVPVYPSESWHLYSRLLYHILGFALPALMMLFCYSCILLRLRRGSQGMQKKRAIHVIVALVLAFFISWTPFNIDLIDTIHNNQTVSAINQTTCDSNTVLDVALTASSTLAYLHCCFNPVLYALMGVKFR from the coding sequence TGTGGCTTTCCTGCATCACTTGACCGCTACCTGTCCATTGCCCATGCAGTGCAGATATATTTTCGTAAAAAGCCCACGGTGATTCACTGTTGCTGTCTGATGGTCTGGCTCTTCTGCCTTCTGCTCTCCATTCCTGACTGGATATTCCTTGAGGCCTTCGGGGACAGCAGACGTCAGGATAAAATAGAATGTGTTCCGGTTTACCCCTCTGAATCTTGGCATCTGTACTCTCGTCTGCTCTACCATATTTTGGGTTTCGCTCTTCCAGCACTAATGATGCTGTTCTGTTACTCTTGCATCCTCCTGCGGCTGAGACGTGGCTCTCAGGGCATGCAGAAGAAGAGGGCCATCCATGTCATCGTAGCCCTCGTACTGGCCTTCTTCATCAGCTGGACACCGTTCAACATCGACCTCATTGACACCATACACAACAACCAGACCGTCAGTGCCATTAACCAAACAACTTGTGACAGCAACACAGTGTTGGATGTAGCTCTTACAGCTTCTTCCACATTGGCCTACCTTCACTGCTGTTTCAACCCAGTCCTTTATGCTTTAATGGGAGTGAAATTTCGCTAA